A window from Shewanella livingstonensis encodes these proteins:
- the tuf gene encoding elongation factor Tu, whose product MAKAKFERNKPHVNVGTIGHVDHGKTTLTAAISAVLSKTYGGEVKNFAQIDNAPEERERGITINTSHIEYDTPIRHYAHVDCPGHADYVKNMITGAAQMDGAILVVAATDGPMPQTREHILLSRQVGVPFIIVFMNKCDMVDDEELLELVEMEVRELLSEYDFPGDDLPVIQGSALKALEGQPEWEAKILELAEALDTYIPEPARDIDKPFLLPIEDVFSISGRGTVVTGRVERGIVRISDEVEIVGVRPTTKTTCTGVEMFRKLLDEGRAGENCGVLLRGTKRDDVERGQVLAKPGSINPHTTFESEVYVLSKEEGGRHTPFFKGYRPQFFFRTTDVTGTIELPEGVEMVMPGDNIKMVVTLIYPIAMDDGLRFAIREGGRTVGAGVVAKIIA is encoded by the coding sequence ATGGCAAAAGCTAAATTTGAACGTAACAAGCCCCATGTAAACGTGGGCACCATCGGTCACGTTGACCATGGTAAAACAACTTTAACAGCAGCAATTTCTGCCGTTTTGTCTAAAACTTATGGTGGTGAAGTTAAAAACTTCGCACAAATCGATAACGCTCCAGAAGAGCGTGAGCGCGGTATTACAATTAATACTTCTCACATCGAATATGACACACCAATCCGTCACTACGCACACGTAGATTGTCCAGGTCACGCGGATTATGTTAAAAACATGATTACCGGTGCTGCACAGATGGACGGCGCAATCTTAGTAGTTGCTGCTACAGATGGCCCAATGCCACAGACTCGTGAGCACATTTTGCTTTCACGTCAAGTAGGCGTACCTTTCATCATCGTATTCATGAACAAGTGTGACATGGTAGATGACGAAGAATTACTAGAATTAGTAGAAATGGAAGTGCGTGAGCTTCTTTCAGAATACGACTTCCCAGGTGATGATTTACCAGTAATTCAAGGTTCAGCTCTTAAGGCACTAGAAGGCCAGCCAGAGTGGGAAGCTAAAATTCTTGAGCTTGCAGAAGCCCTAGATACTTATATTCCAGAACCAGCTCGTGACATCGACAAGCCATTCCTACTACCAATCGAAGACGTTTTCTCGATTTCAGGTCGTGGTACAGTGGTAACAGGTCGTGTTGAACGTGGTATCGTTCGCATATCAGACGAAGTTGAAATTGTTGGTGTTCGTCCAACAACTAAAACAACGTGTACTGGTGTAGAAATGTTCCGCAAGCTACTTGACGAAGGTCGTGCTGGCGAAAACTGTGGTGTGTTATTACGCGGAACTAAGCGTGATGACGTTGAACGTGGTCAAGTACTAGCTAAGCCTGGTTCAATTAACCCACACACAACATTCGAATCAGAAGTGTATGTGTTATCAAAAGAAGAAGGCGGACGTCATACTCCATTCTTCAAAGGTTACCGCCCACAGTTCTTCTTCCGTACCACAGACGTAACAGGCACAATTGAGTTACCAGAAGGCGTAGAAATGGTTATGCCTGGTGATAACATCAAGATGGTTGTTACTTTGATTTACCCAATCGCGATGGACGACGGTTTACGTTTTGCTATCCGTGAAGGTGGCCGTACAGTTGGTGCAGGTGTTGTGGCTAAAATTATCGCGTAA
- the nusG gene encoding transcription termination/antitermination protein NusG: protein MTEVTEAKKRWYVIQAFSGYEGRVLKTLLEHIKMHNMEEFFGEILVPTEEVVEMRAGQRRKSERKFFPGYVLVQMEMNDDSWHLVKSIPRVMGFIGGTSDRPAPISDKEADAILQRLQDTVESPTHRIMYEPGEVVRVCDGPFADFNGTIEEVDYEKNRIKVSVMIFGRSTPVELDFHQVEKS from the coding sequence ATGACTGAAGTTACAGAAGCAAAAAAAAGATGGTATGTGATCCAAGCCTTTTCTGGCTATGAAGGCCGTGTGCTTAAAACACTGCTTGAACATATCAAAATGCACAATATGGAAGAATTCTTCGGCGAGATATTAGTTCCAACTGAAGAAGTTGTGGAAATGCGTGCAGGACAACGTCGTAAAAGCGAACGTAAGTTTTTTCCTGGTTACGTACTGGTCCAGATGGAAATGAATGATGATAGCTGGCACCTAGTCAAAAGTATTCCTCGTGTAATGGGCTTTATTGGTGGTACATCAGATCGTCCAGCACCTATTTCAGACAAAGAAGCTGACGCTATTTTACAACGACTTCAGGATACTGTTGAATCTCCAACTCATCGTATTATGTATGAGCCTGGTGAAGTGGTTCGTGTTTGTGACGGTCCATTTGCAGACTTTAACGGAACAATCGAAGAAGTCGATTACGAAAAGAACCGCATTAAGGTTTCTGTGATGATTTTCGGCCGTTCAACACCAGTAGAGTTAGATTTTCATCAGGTTGAAAAAAGCTGA
- the murB gene encoding UDP-N-acetylmuramate dehydrogenase: MSISLVAFNTFALQQNCNSLVEVTSKAELIDICNNLYKQELPMLVLGGGSNLVFTEDYDGTVVKVSTKGIQFTADDDYQYITIQAGENWHNLVESCLQKQIDGLENMALIPGTVGAAPIQNIGAYGVEFNRFCYEIEFLQLDTGHLVRFNNQQCDFGYRESIFKKQLNNLAVITEVTLKLAKHWVPVIDYGPLQHFDPSTVTAKQIFDCVCHTRQSKLPDPKVLGNVGSFFKNPLVSTKAYNQLKLRFTDLVAYQQVDGQYKLAAGWLIDYVGLKGFHIGDAAVHQEQALVLVNLGNATGKQVCQLALYIIEMVFDKFGVILQPEPRVMGSVGEIDIK, from the coding sequence AGCAAAGCTGAACTCATTGATATTTGTAATAACTTGTATAAACAAGAGTTACCTATGTTAGTACTTGGCGGCGGCAGTAATTTGGTTTTTACTGAAGATTATGATGGCACTGTCGTAAAAGTCTCTACAAAAGGGATACAGTTTACTGCAGATGATGATTATCAATATATAACCATTCAAGCTGGCGAAAATTGGCATAACCTAGTTGAGTCCTGTTTGCAAAAACAGATTGATGGCTTAGAAAATATGGCCCTGATCCCTGGAACTGTAGGTGCGGCACCGATTCAAAACATTGGTGCCTATGGTGTTGAATTTAATCGATTCTGTTACGAGATAGAGTTTTTGCAACTTGATACAGGACACTTGGTTCGTTTTAACAACCAACAATGTGATTTTGGATATCGTGAGTCTATTTTTAAAAAACAACTCAATAATTTAGCCGTAATTACCGAGGTTACACTGAAATTGGCTAAGCATTGGGTGCCTGTAATAGATTATGGACCTTTGCAACACTTTGACCCATCGACAGTCACAGCCAAGCAGATATTTGATTGCGTCTGCCACACACGCCAATCAAAATTGCCAGATCCTAAGGTATTAGGCAATGTCGGTAGTTTTTTCAAAAATCCGCTAGTGTCAACTAAGGCCTATAATCAACTCAAACTTCGTTTTACTGATCTGGTCGCTTATCAACAAGTTGATGGTCAATATAAACTTGCTGCAGGTTGGTTAATCGATTATGTCGGTTTAAAAGGCTTCCATATAGGTGATGCAGCCGTTCATCAAGAACAAGCTTTGGTGTTAGTCAACTTAGGCAACGCAACAGGTAAACAAGTGTGTCAATTAGCGCTATACATCATTGAGATGGTTTTCGACAAGTTTGGGGTCATACTACAACCCGAACCTAGGGTCATGGGTTCAGTTGGGGAGATAGATATAAAATGA
- the secE gene encoding preprotein translocase subunit SecE, giving the protein MTTNTENQSNSLDIVKWGVAALLIATAVIGNQFYADVNVVARVAGVIIAFAIAGIIALQTSKGKQAQSFAREAHIEVRKVVWPTRQEALNTTFIVLAATAVMALILWGFDAVLLRVVNLITGV; this is encoded by the coding sequence ATGACAACAAATACTGAAAACCAGAGTAACTCTTTGGATATCGTTAAGTGGGGCGTAGCTGCATTGCTAATTGCTACTGCTGTTATAGGCAATCAATTTTATGCAGATGTTAATGTTGTAGCTCGTGTTGCTGGGGTAATAATTGCCTTCGCTATTGCAGGTATCATTGCGCTGCAGACAAGCAAGGGTAAGCAGGCACAATCTTTTGCTAGAGAAGCCCATATTGAAGTGCGTAAAGTCGTTTGGCCAACTCGCCAAGAGGCGCTAAACACAACCTTTATTGTACTTGCAGCTACTGCAGTAATGGCATTAATCCTTTGGGGATTTGATGCGGTATTATTACGAGTAGTCAATTTAATTACTGGCGTATAG
- the birA gene encoding bifunctional biotin--[acetyl-CoA-carboxylase] ligase/biotin operon repressor BirA, giving the protein MNEHWSRKRQILACLHHEYFVSGEVIAQSLSLTRAAINQHIDALKDYGIEIYSVKGRGYKLATPVSLVNESHLVNNVDSRCFYFDETTSTNAFMLGHASELKSGDICVAEYQSAGRGRRGRQWLSPYGHHIYASMFWCLNNDISHASGLSLVIGCSIVKVLSDFGVEGLGLKWPNDIYLDHKKLAGILVEISHSSVQKTKLVIGFGINMSMSVEQGELIDQPWSDLSSQIIMPDKTELLIQLHKTLKADLQLFEQQGLAAFLDRWNEFDIFVNREVSLLMAPNLVNGVCRGIDEQGALLLETEQGIKHYLGGEISLRAVT; this is encoded by the coding sequence ATGAATGAACATTGGTCTCGTAAACGTCAAATTTTAGCCTGTTTGCATCATGAGTATTTTGTTTCAGGTGAGGTTATTGCGCAGTCTTTATCGCTTACTCGTGCAGCCATAAATCAACATATTGATGCATTAAAAGATTATGGAATCGAAATATATAGCGTAAAGGGAAGAGGTTATAAATTAGCGACTCCAGTATCCTTAGTGAATGAATCACATCTTGTTAATAATGTTGATAGTCGCTGTTTTTATTTTGATGAAACGACCAGCACTAATGCTTTTATGCTTGGACATGCGTCTGAATTAAAATCTGGTGATATTTGCGTCGCTGAATACCAATCGGCAGGCCGAGGTAGAAGGGGCCGACAGTGGCTATCACCTTATGGACACCATATTTATGCTTCAATGTTTTGGTGTTTAAACAATGATATTAGTCATGCAAGTGGCTTAAGTTTAGTCATTGGCTGCTCTATTGTTAAGGTCTTATCTGATTTTGGTGTTGAAGGATTAGGATTAAAATGGCCTAATGATATTTATCTCGATCATAAGAAATTAGCTGGAATTTTAGTAGAAATATCCCATTCATCAGTACAAAAAACTAAACTTGTTATTGGTTTTGGTATTAATATGAGTATGTCTGTAGAGCAAGGTGAGCTTATTGACCAGCCATGGAGTGATTTATCTAGTCAGATCATTATGCCCGATAAAACCGAGTTATTGATTCAACTGCATAAAACCCTTAAAGCGGATTTACAGTTATTCGAACAGCAGGGGTTAGCGGCTTTTTTAGATCGTTGGAATGAGTTTGATATATTTGTTAATCGTGAAGTCTCTCTGCTAATGGCACCAAATCTAGTGAATGGAGTTTGCCGGGGGATTGATGAACAAGGGGCTTTATTGCTTGAAACTGAACAAGGTATTAAACATTACCTTGGTGGTGAAATTAGTCTTAGGGCAGTAACGTAG
- the coaA gene encoding type I pantothenate kinase: protein MNPINSIQDALYFAFQREHWAELRKSVPLTLSQAELENLRGMNEKLSLDEVTDIYLPLSRLLNLFVGSKQQRGLVLDKFLEQKASPGPYIISIAGSVAVGKSTTARILQTLLQRWPEHPKVDLVTTDGFLYPLADLKRKGLLQRKGFPESYDMKMLVEFIAAVKAGNKEILAPLYSHVTYDRCHDEHQAIRQPDILILEGLNVLQTGLDTPIDTRRPFVSDFVDFSIYVDADESLLKEWYKQRFLQFRKGAFSDPNSFFHHYSTLTDDEANVIAANIWDTINGPNLSLNIQPTRERAHLILQKGPKHLMDRVLLRK from the coding sequence ATGAACCCAATTAACTCAATACAAGATGCACTCTACTTTGCTTTTCAGCGCGAGCATTGGGCTGAATTACGCAAATCTGTGCCACTCACATTGAGTCAGGCTGAATTAGAAAACCTGCGTGGTATGAATGAGAAGCTGTCTTTAGATGAAGTCACTGACATTTACCTTCCTCTCAGTCGTTTGCTGAATTTATTTGTCGGCTCTAAACAACAGCGCGGGCTTGTCCTTGATAAGTTTCTCGAGCAAAAGGCATCTCCAGGACCTTATATTATTAGCATTGCTGGAAGCGTTGCCGTAGGTAAGAGTACTACAGCACGTATATTACAAACATTACTACAACGTTGGCCTGAACATCCTAAAGTTGATTTGGTCACCACTGATGGCTTTTTATATCCATTAGCGGACCTCAAGCGCAAAGGGTTGCTGCAACGTAAAGGCTTTCCTGAAAGTTATGATATGAAAATGTTGGTCGAGTTCATTGCGGCCGTCAAAGCTGGCAATAAAGAGATTCTTGCACCACTGTATTCGCATGTGACTTACGATAGATGTCACGATGAACATCAAGCTATTCGACAGCCTGATATTTTAATTCTGGAAGGATTAAATGTTCTGCAGACAGGTTTAGATACACCAATAGACACAAGAAGGCCATTTGTATCAGACTTTGTCGACTTCTCTATTTATGTTGATGCTGATGAGTCTTTATTGAAAGAGTGGTATAAGCAGCGCTTCTTACAATTTAGGAAGGGCGCATTTAGTGATCCAAACTCATTTTTCCATCATTACTCCACTCTCACAGATGATGAGGCTAACGTGATTGCAGCGAACATTTGGGACACGATTAACGGACCAAATTTATCATTAAATATTCAACCAACACGTGAACGCGCTCATCTAATTTTACAAAAAGGGCCAAAGCACTTAATGGACCGAGTTTTACTTAGAAAATAA